From a region of the Actinopolymorpha singaporensis genome:
- a CDS encoding TrmH family RNA methyltransferase, translating to MTPQRVGLHHPCLRPFLAAARNTAPPDEDHVVVEGTWAHEQLLAARTPVQTFLWCPELVRTRAARRCADVLRARAATAYEIGPRVLTRLCGRARPDGLLALARLPRRTAAELEFGSSALVVVADGIEYAGNLGTLVRTADACSADCVVLVRRQVRPNHPRVFVASRGTVLTVPLVEFPDPAAASAWLDRCGFTVVVAEPGATRDYRAGDLSGPRTAVVVGSEGRGVSSAWYAARVRPVSIPMFGTADSLNVSVSAALLLYEARRSTPGGGPRTDASCRSPRTGGAAARR from the coding sequence ATGACGCCGCAACGCGTCGGCCTCCACCACCCCTGCCTGCGTCCCTTCCTGGCCGCCGCGCGGAACACCGCGCCACCCGACGAGGACCACGTGGTGGTCGAGGGGACGTGGGCGCACGAGCAGCTGCTGGCCGCGCGGACGCCGGTGCAGACCTTCCTGTGGTGCCCGGAGCTGGTTCGTACGCGGGCGGCGCGCCGGTGCGCGGACGTCCTGCGTGCGCGTGCTGCGACGGCGTACGAGATCGGTCCCAGGGTGCTCACCCGGCTGTGCGGCCGGGCCCGCCCCGACGGCCTGCTCGCCCTGGCACGGTTGCCGCGCCGGACCGCGGCGGAGCTGGAGTTCGGCAGCTCGGCGCTGGTGGTCGTGGCCGACGGCATCGAGTACGCCGGGAATCTCGGCACGCTGGTCCGGACCGCCGACGCGTGCAGCGCCGACTGTGTTGTGCTGGTGCGCCGGCAGGTCCGGCCCAACCATCCCAGGGTGTTCGTGGCGAGCCGGGGGACCGTGCTCACCGTGCCGCTGGTGGAGTTTCCCGACCCGGCGGCGGCCTCGGCCTGGCTGGACCGGTGTGGCTTCACCGTCGTGGTCGCCGAGCCCGGAGCGACCCGCGACTACCGCGCGGGCGACCTGTCCGGCCCGCGGACGGCCGTCGTCGTGGGCTCGGAAGGACGCGGCGTCTCCTCGGCGTGGTACGCGGCAAGGGTCCGGCCGGTGTCGATCCCGATGTTCGGGACCGCCGACTCGCTGAACGTCTCGGTGTCGGCGGCGCTGCTGCTGTACGAGGCGCGCAGGAGTACCCCAGGAGGGGGCCCCAGGACAGACGCTAGTTGCAGGTCGCCCCGCACTGGCGGCGCAGCAGCGCGTCGATGA
- the fdhD gene encoding formate dehydrogenase accessory sulfurtransferase FdhD, whose translation MSLPTRRPGSTVRVRVREVDGATVRGRADVVATEEPLEIRVGWPGAAPRSLVVTMRTPGADFELAAGFLRSEGLLTDPDDVVRLAYCTDPTLRSEQRYNVVTADLARPLPDAPTARYGAATSACGVCGKESLDELELRGCSSVAPGPELDSALLCALPDRLREAQNVFSRTGGLHAAGLFTADGTLVRAREDIGRHNAVDKVVGWAFLERRLPLAGHILVTSGRAGYEICQKALAAGIPFVAAVGAPSSLAVDLAERFGMTLVGFLRGERYVAYTHPERLAELR comes from the coding sequence ATGAGTCTCCCTACCCGGCGACCGGGCAGCACGGTGCGAGTACGCGTCCGCGAGGTCGACGGTGCCACGGTCCGCGGCCGCGCCGACGTGGTGGCGACCGAGGAGCCACTGGAGATCCGGGTCGGCTGGCCGGGAGCGGCCCCGCGGTCGCTGGTGGTCACCATGCGCACGCCGGGTGCCGACTTCGAGCTGGCCGCGGGCTTCTTGCGGTCGGAGGGGTTGCTGACCGATCCCGACGACGTGGTACGACTGGCGTACTGCACGGATCCGACGCTGCGCTCCGAGCAGCGCTACAACGTCGTCACCGCCGACCTGGCACGCCCGCTGCCCGATGCTCCGACCGCCAGGTACGGCGCGGCCACCTCGGCCTGCGGCGTGTGCGGCAAGGAGAGCCTGGACGAGCTCGAACTCCGCGGGTGCTCGTCCGTCGCTCCCGGACCGGAGCTGGACTCGGCCCTGCTGTGCGCGCTGCCCGACCGGCTCCGCGAGGCGCAGAACGTGTTCAGCCGGACCGGCGGGCTGCACGCGGCCGGGTTGTTCACCGCCGACGGAACGCTGGTGCGCGCCCGCGAGGACATCGGCCGGCACAACGCGGTGGACAAGGTGGTCGGCTGGGCGTTCCTCGAACGCCGGCTGCCGCTGGCCGGCCACATCCTGGTCACCAGCGGCCGGGCGGGATACGAGATCTGCCAGAAGGCGCTCGCGGCCGGCATCCCGTTCGTGGCGGCGGTCGGCGCACCGTCCAGCCTCGCGGTGGACCTGGCCGAGCGGTTCGGGATGACGTTGGTCGGGTTCCTGCGCGGTGAGCGCTACGTCGCCTACACCCACCCCGAACGTCTCGCCGAACTCCGCTGA
- a CDS encoding tripartite tricarboxylate transporter permease, producing the protein MGNLTELLTGFAHVVTPANLLIALIGVTVGTAVGVLPGVGPAMTVAMLLPITYGMDPTQALIMFAGIFYGGMYGGSTTSILLNTPGESSSVVTAIEGNKMAKAGRAAQALATAAIGSFVAGTIGTLLLVLVAPLVVAFAISLGAPDYLAIVVLAFIAVTAVIGRSRVRGFASLLLGLVIGLVGIDQVTGQQRLTLGSPLLADGLDVVVIAVGIFAVGEVLWVAAHLRRTAGEVVSVGQPWMGRQDWGRSWKPWLRGAAIGFPFGALPAGGAEIPTFLSYVTERKLTRHPEEFGKGAIEGVAGPEAANNASAAGTLVPMLAIGLPTNATAAVMLAAFQSYGIQPGPLLFQRESALVWTLIASLFVGNLMLLVLNLPLAPLWARLLRIPRPYLYAGILFFASMGAYAVNAQPFDLFLLLVLGILGFAMRRFGLPVLPLIVGVILGPIAERQGRMALQLSGGDLSGLIGGPVSFIIYALIGIILVGPCLRRYVVQPLLNKPAAAEQAGRS; encoded by the coding sequence TCACGTACGGCATGGACCCGACGCAGGCGCTCATCATGTTCGCCGGCATCTTCTACGGCGGCATGTACGGCGGCTCGACGACCTCCATCCTGTTGAACACGCCCGGTGAGTCGTCGTCGGTGGTCACCGCGATCGAGGGCAACAAGATGGCCAAGGCCGGGAGGGCGGCGCAGGCCCTCGCGACGGCGGCCATCGGCTCGTTCGTCGCAGGGACGATCGGCACCCTGCTGCTCGTTCTCGTCGCGCCTCTTGTGGTGGCGTTCGCGATCAGCCTCGGCGCGCCCGACTACCTGGCGATCGTGGTACTCGCGTTCATCGCGGTCACCGCCGTGATCGGGCGCTCCCGGGTGCGAGGATTCGCGTCGTTGTTGCTCGGCCTGGTCATCGGCCTGGTCGGCATCGACCAGGTCACCGGCCAGCAACGGTTGACGCTGGGCTCTCCCTTGCTGGCCGACGGTCTCGACGTCGTGGTGATCGCGGTCGGCATCTTCGCCGTCGGTGAGGTGCTGTGGGTCGCCGCACACCTGCGCCGTACGGCCGGGGAGGTCGTGTCGGTCGGTCAGCCATGGATGGGCCGGCAGGACTGGGGCCGATCCTGGAAGCCCTGGCTGCGTGGCGCCGCGATAGGTTTCCCGTTCGGCGCACTACCGGCGGGCGGTGCGGAGATCCCCACCTTCCTGTCGTACGTCACCGAACGCAAACTCACCAGGCATCCGGAGGAGTTCGGCAAGGGTGCCATCGAAGGGGTTGCCGGTCCGGAGGCGGCGAACAACGCTTCGGCAGCCGGCACGCTCGTGCCCATGCTGGCGATCGGGCTGCCCACCAACGCCACGGCGGCGGTCATGCTGGCGGCCTTCCAGTCGTACGGGATCCAGCCGGGTCCGTTGTTGTTCCAGCGCGAATCCGCTCTGGTGTGGACCCTGATCGCGAGCCTGTTCGTCGGAAACCTGATGCTGCTGGTGCTCAACCTGCCGCTGGCGCCGCTGTGGGCACGGCTGTTGCGCATTCCGCGACCGTATCTCTACGCGGGTATCCTCTTCTTCGCCTCGATGGGTGCCTACGCCGTGAACGCCCAGCCCTTCGACCTGTTTCTCCTGCTGGTGTTGGGAATTCTGGGCTTCGCCATGCGCCGCTTCGGGCTTCCGGTGTTGCCGCTCATCGTCGGCGTCATTCTCGGTCCGATCGCCGAACGACAGGGACGGATGGCCCTCCAACTGTCGGGTGGCGACCTGTCCGGTCTGATCGGCGGGCCGGTGTCGTTCATCATCTACGCGCTGATCGGCATCATCCTGGTCGGGCCGTGTCTTCGGCGTTACGTCGTCCAGCCGCTGCTGAACAAGCCGGCCGCTGCAGAACAAGCCGGCCGCAGCTGA
- a CDS encoding ABC transporter ATP-binding protein has protein sequence MTPRTTRSDQPSLTTTAASTAAPTNAVPTNAVPTNALPTSAATQEPAADGPLIEVRDVRKTFAVRRRAGRLRRTRSEVHAVAGLSFEVAAGEMVGYIGPNGAGKSTTIKMLTGILVPTAGTLRVAGIEPSRDRIRLARRIGVVFGQRTTLWWDLPLRDSFGLLRRIYKIPDARYHENLDHYVGLLELGPLLDVPVRQLSLGQRMRGDIAAALLHDPEVVYLDEPTIGLDIVSKAKVREFLRDLNRERGTTVLLTTHDLTDIEQLCSRVMVIDHGRVMYDGSLPGLHGLGESERTLVVDLAEPGPPIEVDGASVVRVDGPRQWLAFPAATSAAPLVASIAARYPLADLSIQEPAIESVIARMYAAGEA, from the coding sequence ATGACACCACGGACCACACGTTCGGACCAGCCGTCCCTCACGACCACAGCCGCGTCCACGGCCGCACCCACGAACGCCGTGCCCACGAACGCCGTGCCCACGAACGCCTTGCCCACCAGTGCCGCCACCCAGGAGCCCGCCGCCGACGGTCCGCTGATCGAGGTGCGGGACGTGCGGAAGACGTTCGCCGTACGACGTCGTGCCGGCCGGCTGCGGCGTACCCGGTCGGAGGTGCACGCGGTCGCCGGGCTGTCCTTCGAGGTGGCCGCCGGGGAGATGGTCGGCTACATCGGGCCCAACGGAGCCGGCAAGTCGACCACGATCAAGATGCTCACCGGCATTCTCGTACCCACCGCCGGCACGTTGCGCGTCGCCGGCATCGAGCCGTCGCGCGACCGGATCCGGCTGGCCCGGCGGATCGGCGTCGTGTTCGGCCAGCGCACCACCCTGTGGTGGGACCTGCCGCTGCGGGACAGCTTCGGCCTGCTGCGGCGGATCTACAAGATCCCGGACGCGCGCTACCACGAGAACCTCGACCACTACGTCGGCCTGCTCGAGCTCGGTCCGCTGCTCGACGTGCCCGTACGCCAGCTCTCCCTCGGCCAGCGCATGCGGGGCGACATCGCCGCCGCGCTGCTGCACGACCCGGAGGTCGTCTACCTCGACGAACCCACCATCGGGCTGGACATCGTGAGCAAGGCCAAGGTGCGGGAGTTCCTGCGCGACCTCAACCGTGAACGCGGCACCACCGTCCTGCTGACCACTCACGACCTCACCGACATCGAGCAACTGTGTTCGCGGGTGATGGTGATCGACCACGGGCGGGTGATGTACGACGGGAGCCTGCCGGGGCTGCACGGCCTCGGCGAGAGCGAACGCACCCTCGTGGTCGACCTCGCCGAGCCGGGCCCGCCGATCGAGGTGGACGGGGCGAGCGTGGTCCGGGTGGACGGCCCACGGCAGTGGCTGGCCTTCCCCGCGGCGACCAGCGCCGCCCCCCTGGTGGCGTCGATCGCCGCGCGCTACCCCCTGGCAGACCTGTCGATCCAGGAGCCCGCGATCGAGTCGGTGATCGCCCGGATGTACGCCGCCGGCGAGGCCTGA
- a CDS encoding substrate-binding domain-containing protein yields MPGRHAAADLRPRRHHGRGRGLLVLVVACALIIPAAVFLGVREFGASASSTPAACKGTMRVRIAAAPEMVAPLKAVAARVEKDRVPIGGACLTFGVTAASSRDMFTRLSSETAGAIANSPDLWVPDTFEWIARTGIPPSRVLALSPSLAASPMVLATTQAQAEKLGGDADNWSTLATSGHMAVADAERSGVALSALLGVRRSVTGEAEEARSKLGTVLIKLAKDRVDDLDRELAQAATEAGLQRGVPTSEQQVLSFTREHADTDVVAVAPKNGTVLLDYPLVAIRHGGARTNQIAAAGAALARFADAPQGRETFRKAGFRDYRDLAPPVKNSDVGTVKVLPPVTLHDADDVLRSWAALSLQSRLLAVVDVSGSMAEAAGSRSRIELARDAAGTALSYFPDGGEVGLWEFSELRDGTRDYRELAKTAELSAAHRAELAKVLAKLPSQVSGGTGLYDTFLAAYRTAQNGYDDSKVNSVVLLTDGKDEDRTGVSLTQLLNTLKTEADPARPIAVVLVGIGPQADLASLGKIADATGGRAYRARDPKDMEGIVIDALLRRQCGATCN; encoded by the coding sequence ATGCCCGGTCGTCATGCCGCCGCAGACCTGCGACCCCGCCGTCACCACGGGCGAGGTCGAGGTCTGCTCGTACTCGTCGTCGCCTGTGCGTTGATCATTCCGGCGGCGGTCTTCCTCGGTGTCCGCGAGTTCGGTGCGTCCGCGAGCAGCACGCCGGCTGCCTGCAAGGGCACCATGCGTGTCCGGATCGCGGCCGCACCCGAGATGGTCGCGCCGCTGAAGGCGGTGGCCGCCCGCGTCGAGAAGGACAGGGTGCCGATCGGCGGCGCATGTCTGACGTTCGGGGTCACGGCGGCAAGCTCGCGCGACATGTTCACCCGGTTGTCCAGCGAGACCGCGGGTGCCATCGCGAACTCCCCCGACCTGTGGGTACCGGACACGTTCGAGTGGATTGCCCGTACCGGCATCCCGCCGTCCCGGGTGCTCGCACTGAGCCCGTCGCTGGCCGCGTCCCCGATGGTTCTCGCCACCACCCAGGCACAGGCGGAGAAGCTCGGCGGCGACGCGGACAACTGGTCGACGCTGGCCACCAGCGGGCACATGGCGGTGGCGGACGCGGAGCGGTCCGGCGTCGCCCTGAGCGCACTGCTCGGCGTGCGGCGCTCGGTGACCGGCGAGGCCGAGGAGGCCCGGTCCAAGCTCGGCACGGTACTCATCAAACTGGCCAAGGATCGCGTCGACGACCTCGACCGCGAACTCGCCCAGGCAGCCACCGAGGCCGGCCTGCAGCGAGGTGTCCCCACCAGTGAGCAACAGGTGCTGAGCTTCACCCGGGAACACGCAGACACCGACGTCGTGGCGGTCGCGCCGAAGAACGGCACGGTCCTCCTCGACTACCCCCTCGTCGCGATCCGCCACGGCGGGGCCCGCACCAACCAGATCGCCGCCGCCGGTGCCGCGCTCGCCCGGTTCGCCGACGCCCCGCAGGGCCGGGAGACGTTCCGCAAGGCGGGGTTCCGCGACTACCGCGACCTCGCCCCACCCGTCAAGAACTCCGACGTCGGCACGGTCAAGGTGCTCCCGCCGGTCACGCTGCACGACGCCGACGACGTTCTGCGCAGCTGGGCCGCGCTCAGCCTGCAGTCGCGGCTGCTCGCCGTCGTCGACGTGTCCGGTTCGATGGCCGAGGCGGCCGGCAGCCGGAGCCGGATCGAACTGGCCCGTGACGCCGCCGGCACCGCGCTCAGTTACTTCCCCGACGGGGGCGAGGTCGGACTGTGGGAGTTCTCCGAACTCCGCGACGGCACCCGCGACTACCGCGAGCTCGCGAAGACCGCCGAACTGTCTGCCGCACACCGTGCCGAGCTGGCGAAGGTGCTGGCGAAGCTGCCCAGCCAGGTCAGCGGCGGCACCGGCCTCTACGACACGTTCCTGGCCGCCTACCGCACCGCGCAGAACGGCTACGACGACTCCAAGGTCAACTCCGTGGTGCTGCTCACCGACGGCAAGGACGAGGACCGTACGGGCGTCTCCCTGACCCAGCTGCTCAACACGCTGAAGACGGAGGCCGACCCGGCTCGCCCGATCGCGGTCGTCCTGGTCGGCATCGGCCCGCAGGCCGACCTCGCCTCGCTCGGCAAGATCGCGGACGCGACCGGCGGCCGGGCCTACCGCGCGCGCGACCCCAAGGACATGGAGGGCATCGTCATCGACGCGCTGCTGCGCCGCCAGTGCGGGGCGACCTGCAACTAG